TGATGAAATCTTGTATAAGGAGGATACTGATAAGATTCGGAAATTTGCTGAGCAATACAATGCTGTGCCTGGTACATTTGCCCTGCAGATATTGCAAATGAATATTGTTGGAGATGTGATGTCACCAAGTAGGGAGACTCGTATGTTCCCCTTGGGAAGAGGCTTGTTTTGGTTCGGTAGTGTCCCGTCAAGTGGTGTAAATTGAGTGCAACCACTTCGTGTCGGCTATTTATGCAAAACTGACGTTGGCGCCAGTAATTGCGGTTCTTGAGTGCTCATGAGTTTTGCCATTGACTCTCGGCTAAAGTAGCGCCTTGCTACAATCCATTCATCGTTCTGTTCCTGGAGGATTGCTCCGCCTAGACGAATGACAGACTCTCGGTTCGGGAAGATACCAACGACATCGAAGCGTCGCCTGAGTTCACGATTTAAGCGCTCAAGCGGGTTTGTCGAGCATATCTGTTTCCAGTGTTCCTTTGGGAATGCCATGTACGCTAGCACGTCTTCCTCTGCACGTTCCAAGACATCCATCGCCTTTGGAAACTTTCCACGAAGTTGCTCTACAACCACATCCAGTTGCTGTTTGGCTGTTTCCTGTGTTGGCTGAGCGAATATGGTCCGGACAATAGACGAGACCATCGGTTGCGACGCTCTAGGCACCTGGCTGAGGATGTTGCGCATTGTATGAACTCGACAGCGCTGCCAGGTCGCTCCGGTCAACGCAGAGCCAATCGCACTGCGCAGTCCTTCGTGAGCATCACTAATTACCAGCTGTACACCACGCAACCCACGCGCAACCAGACTTCGGATGAATGTCAGCCAAAACGAGCCGTCCTCACTAGTCCCAATGTCAAACCCCAACACCTCACGCTCACCGGTGTCTCGCACGCCAATTGCAATTACAAATGCCATACTCTGAACTCGTCCGCCTTCACGGACTCTCGGGAATGTCGCATCCAACCATAGATATGGGTATGTCCCCTCAAGTGGGCGGTTTTTAAATTCCTGCACTACTTCGTCTAACTCTTTGCAGATACGAGATACTTCACTCTTGCTAATTCCTTGAATGCCCATAGACTCAACCAACTCGTCCACCTTGCGGGTGCTCACACCATGCACATACGCCTTGTCAACATCGGATTTAATTCCTCAAAAAAATCGGGTAGATTTCCCCAAAAACATCGGTTTTGATTTCCTCAAAATCATCGCGTAAGATTCCCCGGACATATGTTCGGTTAGTCTCTCACCTCTTCTCGCAGGGCATGGGTCACGCCCGCCTTGAGTTTATCCTTCATCCGGTAACTATTCCCGCGTATGTTGACCGTTGTCGCGTGGTGAAGCAAGCGATCAAGTAAAGCCGACGCCAACACCTGATCCCCAAACATGGCCCCCCAGTTGGTGAAACTTGTATTGGACGTGATAATCATCGCCCCTTGTTCATACCGCTCCGAGACCAGACGAAAGAAGTTTGCTGCATCCAGCGCGTCCAGTGGCAGATAACCAACCTCGTCGCAGATGAGGAGTTTCGGTTGGATGTATACCTTCAATCGCTTCTCTAAGCGGCCCTCCCGATGCGCTTTTCGTAAATCGGCGACCAACCGCTGCATGGTGACGAAATACACACTCATTCGGTTTTGCAAGGCCTCCATCCCCAGCGCGACAGCCAAATGTGTCTTTCCTACGCCAGGCGGACCGAGGAGAATGACGTTGTTGCGTTCCTCCACGAACGACAGTTGTGCTAATTCCCTGATTTGTCGTTCGTCGATGGACGGCTGAAACGTAAAATCGAAGTCTGCCAACGTCTTGTGATACGGGAAGTGTGCTAGGCTGAGGCGAGTATGGAGGTAGCGGTTGAACCGCTCCTCCGTCTCTGCCTCTAACAGACGAGACAGAAACTCGACATACGTCGCCTGTTTTCCCGCAGCCCACTCCAGGCTGGCTGGGAGAATCGACGCGGCCTTCTTTAACCCCAGTTCCAACAAAGATTCTTCCGTCTTGGCCAATAACAATGCTTCGCTCATTGCAATTGCCCTCCTGACGCGATTTGCTCATATACGTCCAGATCCCGTTGTTCCACGTCGGGTTCGACTTGAAGACCAGCGACTTTGCCCCGTGAATGCCTCGGCGTATCCATGGGGATACCTTTTACGTGCTCAGGGTTGATGGAGACTTGATGCTTGTCCACGAGACTATGCTCGGCGATAACCTGACCGCCATATTCAATTTGTAGACGGCCCGTTTCAAACGTGCGAACTAGAACATTTTTTCCCACGTACTGCCACGGCACAGAATACAGGCTGGCATTCCATGAGATTCGACAGTCGTTGAGGACCTTACGCAATGCGCTATACGCCAACAGATACCGATGTTTCGGCAGCCTCTGCAGTTTTTCGTCAGGGAACCGAGACTGCGGCCGCTCATGCGTTGTCCCATGGATGCGGATGTTGGCAACGGTATCTCTCCATATGACTGCCTGCTGATTGACATCTGCCAAGTCCACAAACGCGGTCGGCCAAAAGCTGTCGCGGATATAACGAATCGGGCGCTCAATTTTTCCTTTCGTACGACTGCGATAGGGTTTGCAGGCCTTGGGAACAAACCCATAATATTTGGCGAAATCCAAATAAGCCGGCTGCCATTCTACGTGCCCATGTCCGTCGTTAGACAGAACAAGTGGTGCACAGTTGTCACTGAGAATGGTCTTTGGTACCCCGTCAAAAAACTCAAGCGCATTGCGCAGGGCTTGTAGGATATGCAGTTGGTCTGACGCTTTGATAAACTCCAAATAGAGCATCCGGGAGTAGGATAGAACCATGGCAAAACACCATAACGTGCGCCGATTCTCCTCGGCGTCGATATACGGGAATGCACCTAGGTCGATCTGGGCCTGTTCACCAGGGCCTGTTTCGAACCGAACCGTTGCCTTGGCAGAGACAGCGGGGCGAAGCGGGTGCATAAACTCACGAAGAACCGTGATTCCACCCGTGTATCCCTGCTCCCGAATCTCTCGTAAAATCCGCTCCGCGTTCAGGACACCAAAACGCATCCGCTGTTCTACATACGGCTTATAGGGCTCCAACTTACTGCCTTTTCGTTTGGTTCCAGCTAAAGGCTTCTTTCCATCCTCCTGCTCTTGGACGACCTTTCGAATTGTCTTACGGTCATGTCCAGTTCTTCGAGAGAGTTCAGAGATACTCACGCCTTCCTGATACATCCTTCTAACTTCCATTTTCTCACTCTCCGTCATCGTGGCACCTCCCACAACGATGTGAACGGTGCCGTAAATTCGGCAAAGGGTGGGGAATTCATCCCGATGATTTTGGGGAATTTAATCCGTTATTTTTGGGGAATTGTATTCCGCTGTTATTGGGGATTTTACAGCCGATGTTGACACGCCTCTTGAACAACGGACAGCAACGCCTTCTCAGCTTTCCGCCGAGGCTCTAGCATGCTGGGGAAGTAGCTTCCTTTCCGAAGCTTCGGAATCTGCAAATCAATCGTTCCGACACGGGTGTCCCATTCCCGTTCTCTGTAACCATTACGGCTATTGCTGCGTTTCTCACTGCGCTCATACCGTTCAGCGCCAATCAAAGAGCTCACTTCAGCCTCCATCACCGCCTGGGTTAGGACTCTCAGCCCTTCCTTCAAAAAATCGACATCACCATCTTCTAATCCGATCTTGCGAATTAACTCCAAAAGTGCGATCTTGTCTGTAGAAGCCATCGATGTGCCTCCTCTACTATTTGCTCGACACTTTTAGTAGATTGCACTCGATGGCTTTTTCGTCAAGATCTAGCCGTGGAATTTACACCACTACCTAAGACTCTAACTTTGGTTCCGCCCAGTACACGAACAACTCGCTACGAAGGAGAAAAAGCAGATTCCTGTGTACCCAGTTCAGATACGGTTTTTGCATGATGGGTACGACGATAACAAAGTAAATAAGCAGCAAAAGTTCAAACGGAATATTTCGATTTTAGAAAAGCACATTCAGCAGTACCCAGATGATGTGCTCTCTCATTCCTTTCTCGGTCGTGAGCATCTCATTTTGGGAAACCCGGATGCTGCTATCCGGCATCTTGTACGAGCTAGGGAGCTTTTAACGGCATCTAAGAATTCTATAGCGCTGGCCGAAGTTGAAAGAAATTTAGTGTGGGCGCTCGATAGTAAGGGCGACGTAGCACAAGCAGAATCTCTTGCGTTTGGACTGACACAAAGATTTCCAGACTATGTTGATGGATGGTACATGTATGGAATGTACCAATTGCGAAAAGTGGTGTCCCTACAATCCGCTATTCAACATATTGCGAAGTCACTCGAATTGTCTTCAAAAGGGAAGTATGCTACCGATCCGGCAATTGGTGAGTACAAAGCTATGTTACATCTTGCGGATGAGCACCGTCTTAGTGGAATTTGGATTGAAGCAAGGAAGCTTTATGCAGAAGTCCTTCGTAGAGCACCTGAATATGCACCAGCTAAGAATGTCCTGGCTCAAATGGATAAGCAAGTACTTGAGATTGCTAAGGAGATTAGAGGCAATCTTTAGATACCTATAGATAACATCGATGATGCATTAATCTCGACGAGACATACGTGGTTACACATAACACTTACTCGCCATATGATGTGAGCGTGGCTTGGCCAAGCTACAAAAAATCACATGTTTGGGGATGTTGTGAAATGGTTGCAAGTCCAGCTCAGGTAAATGCATTTGTAAGTGGAACTGTGAGCCCAAATTCAGAGGCAGTCTTTTCGATTGGGGGTCTACCAACAGAGGCACAGTCGTGGTCACTTGCATTCAATATCAATAATGGTCAATATACTGGAGTAAGTATCGGCACAACTGGAACACCTGCTTATTATGTAACTCCTGGGTCTCCGCTATCTGTGACAGCAGTATCCTTGAACAATGGTATTCTAACAATCATTGTTCAAAACACCGCTAGCACGAATTGGGGAGTAGCCATTAATGTTGGTGGGTTGGTCGTATAATCTGTTGGTTTTTGAAGCGCCTTCGGGCGCTTTTTTTATGCCTAAAAGGAAATGTGTTCCTTTTAGAACTTCGCTCCTTCAAAACTCCATATACAGCATTGTTTTATTCACCTGTTTTTTTCAAATGATTAAAAGTGGATTTTGCTGTAATTGGCTGCTCATTGACAATTGTGATAGGTGGACAACTATATGTGGCGGCAGAAGTCTTATGAAAGAGTCCCGCCTATCGTTCGAAAGGCGGGACCAGGAAAAATATTGCTCGAGATATATTCTTTAGCTCTCGTCCACCGTACCGTTATCACCAACCAAAAAGGCACCTTCTCCAAGAACCACTTTATCGCCGTCATTTAGGCCCGAAGTGACTTCAGCTTGGTATCCACTTTCACTCTGAACGCTGACAGGTTGGAATATGACGTTCTCTGGTAACCCAAGCTGTGAGGCTTGTGCCTTTTCGCTCTTTGTGGCCTTTGGGTCATACAGATAGACACCTTGTTGTCCGTTCTCATTGTGTATCGCAATAGCCGGTACAACCATGGTATCCTGCTGCCCGGAGACATCAATGCTCACAGGTCCTGTCATCCCCGATTTAAGACTTGAAGTCGGGTTGTCTACAGTTGCTAGCGCCTGATACGATCCCCCATTACCCTCGATGGGCGTCGGGTCGACCTGGAAAATGGTCGCCGTAAATGTTTTGTTAGGGATCTCGGGTACCGTGAATGTGACCTTCTGTCCTTGGTGAACATATGGCATCTGAGATTCGCTAATCGGCAGTGCAACTTGCATTTGTTGTACATCCAATACAAATGCCGTCTGCCCCGGTGAAACTGTGTCTCCCGGTTGGATGTTTTTGTCGGTAATGACGCCACTTACTGGTGCTCTGAGCGTCATATAACTCTCATTTAGCTCGGCGTTGTTGAGGGCAGCTTGAGCAGATTTCACCTGAGCTTCCGCCGCCTGGACGCCCGCATCGGCAGTTTTGACACCAGCCTGCGAAGTTTGGATACCTGCCTTTGCGGAGTCAACTGTACCTTTATCAGCAGGTTCTACCGTTTGTTTGTAAGCAGCTTGTGCGTTGGCTAGCGCAGCTTTAGCCTGTTGCACCTGGCTTTGGGCAGCATCCAATGCTTGTTTGGCAGCGGTACGGTCATTATAGGTCGCTTGAGCTGTCTGCAAAGCTTTCTCCGCAGCATCGTATTGCGCTTGAGCCGTCGATACACCGTTTTGTGCCGACGTTAATTGTGCCTTTGCTTGTGCGACTGCGGCAACAGCGGAGTTGTATGCAGTCTGGTCACTTTGTAGCTCCTGATATCCTTGATTCAAACCCTCATAAACCGACTCATAGTTTTGTAACTGTGAAGCATATGGATTATTTGCGTCACCATAGGTCTTTTGGTAACTATCGAAACGTGACAGAGCTTCCTGGTAGTTTTGATAGGCCTCGTCTACCTGCTGCTCCGTGATATTCCCGTCTTTCTGTTGTGCACTTTGCAGGTTGGTCTCCGCCGTCTGCAGGTTATTCTGAGCAGCCGTCAAAGCTTGTTGTGCCGCATCAATCTGCGACTGTTGGTTAGCTTGTGCGGTGTCCAGTGCCGCTTTGGCTTCCTGAGCAGCGTTCTGAGCAGCGACCAGTTGTTGATAAGCCGTCGTACGGTCATTGTAAGCAGCCTGTTGGTCTTTATATTGCTGTTGCGCAGCTGTCAATGCGGCCTGTGCCTTTTCAACGTTCGACTCAGCCACACTCTTTGTGGCAGGTGTTGCACCTTCCGTTGCCTTGACCAAACCAGCCTGTGCTTCTGCTACATTGCCTTGTGCCTGAGCCACGTTGCCCTCAGCTTGGGAAACGCCTGCTTCCGCTTGATCCAGTGCTGATTGGGCCTGCTGAACGGCGTTTTTGGTCGCGGAGTCATCCAAGGTGGCGATGACTTGGCCGGCTTTGACGTGATCGCCCACTTTCACCTTGACACTCGTCACCTTACCGCCTTGGCCCTGGAACGAGAGATTGACCTCGGAGGCACTTTGGACGGTTCCTTCGGTGGAGATGGTTTTCTTACTTGCGAGCGAGTGTACCTGATACAAGTCGCTCGGTGGAATTTCTGCAGCGGACGCACTTGGGCGCTCTGCGATGCCAATGCCCACACCGAGTACGACGATGACGGCAATGCCGGCTAGAATCCACTTGCGGCGTGGGTTCTTCCCGCTATTGTTGCCTAAGCCAATCTCGGAATTCAGCGAGGTTTGTGTATCCATTCAGATCCCTCCAAACATTATTCGGCAGCTAGAGACTGTTGTTGCTGTCCCTTGACTGGTGTCGGTTTTACTTTTCTTCTTCCTCGGTAGATAAAGATGGTGGCAAACCAAGCTAATCCCGCGAGGATGGTGGAAATAAAAAACGTATCATTCATGCCTAAGACGAAACTCGTTTTCTGAATCCAGGCAGAAATGAGGCTTATCGCTTCTGACTGTGCCGCAGCTGCGGATAGCCCTTGGGAACTCAGTTGATGAATTAGTCCCGTGAGCTGTAAGCCCTGTGGCGTACCAGGGTTTAAGTGATCTGACAGCTGAGATGTCCGGATAATCTCCCTCTTGGACATGTATACCGTCAATATCGCAGTACCAAGGCCAGATGCAACTTGGCGAACGGTATTGTTTACTGCGGCCGCCTGTGAGACCAAGTGTGGCGCTACAGCGACCAGTGCAGTCGTACCCGCCGTCATGATAGGCATCATGGCAAGGCCCATTCCGATGCTTCTTACGATATAGAGCAGTTGAATATGGCCGGACGTCGAGGTAGCCGTCAGCGTGGTGAACCCAAGCGTTGAGACGGTCAGAATCGCCAATCCGACGAGCCCTAAGGGTCGAGCACCAATTTTATCGAACAACTTACCACTGATAGGCATCATGACCGCCGAAGCGAGTGCCGCAGGGGTCATAAATAAACCGGCTCGCATGGGTGAATAACCCATGATGTTCTGCAAATACAACGGCAGCAAGAAAATCCCGACGAACAACGCCACACTAAGAATCGACACGATAATCAGGCTCATCGTGTATGTATAGTTCTTTAGGACGCGTAGCTGAAGCAGCGGGTTTTCCACGCGCAACTCGGTAATGACCAGACAGATGAGCGATACGACGCCAATGGCGATTGAGACCCGGACAACCGTTGAACCCCAGCCATGGTCAGGGACGTTGTTGAATCCGTAGAGCAATGCAAAAAAGCCAAGTGTTGAAAACGTGAGGCCGATGACATCCAAGGACGCTTTAGCCTGGTGCGAGAACTCGTGCATGAACGTCATGGCCATGAAAGTGGCTATCACGCCAATTGGAACATTGACGAAGAAAATCAGTCGCCACGACGAATACTCGACAAAATAGCCACTGAGCAGCGGGCCAAATGCGGGCGCTGCCATGATGGTCACGCCGAACAGTCCCATGACGCCACCGATGCGTTCGCGCGGGAACACGCGGTAAATAATCGTTTGGGCCAATGGCTGTAAGAGACCGCCACCAGCTGCCTGGAGAATCCGAAAGAAGATGATACTGCTTAAGTTCCACGACATGCCGCAGAGCGCTGAGGCAATCGTGAATACGATGAGGGCAGCGATGAGCACTTTCTTCGGACCAAATTTATCAATCAGCCAGCCTGACGTTGGGACAATAATACCTGTCACCAGCATGTAACCCGTCAAGACCCACTGAATGCTCGTCGTGTTCGCGTTGAGTGCGACCTCCATTTTTGGAATCGCCACGTTGACGACACTGGTATCGAGAATGGCCATAAAGGAACCCATGAGTACGATGAATAGTTGTAAATATGGGGCCTTTACCTGCGTCTGAACGGCACTTGCAGGATTCGCGCTCAATCTTTCCCCCTCCTCTCTGAGCAAAAGTCACGCTGGCCGGTTTTAGTTTCCGGTCTTTTTAATGTGAGCCGTGACATCAAACCCAGGAACAATCGGTTCAGTTGGGTAGGTCGTGAATGTGACTTTCACTGGGACAATCTGTGTAACCTTTGTGAAGTTGGCATTGTTACTAGTGCTCGGCACCATGGACAACGTGCTACCTGTGGCGAGCCCAATGCGTGCTACCGTGCCGTGGAACGTCTGGTTTGGATATGCATCAATATCGATGTCCACTGGCTGGCCCACGTGCACTTCGTGAATCAACGTCTCTTTCACGTTCACGGTGACCCACAATTTGTTCATGTCGTACGCGTACGCCAAGGGCGTCCCTGCTGCGACAAATTCGTTGTCTGCGGTATCCTGTTGAATGATGGATACATCTGCTGGTGCCGGAATGGGAACGGTTGAGGTCGAGTCGCCTGACTGTTCCTCTACTTCTCCGACGGGACTATTCGGTGCGAATGTCGCCCCAACGGTTCCTTGCCAATCCACAACTTTCCCAGAAACGGGAGAGGAAATCGTATATTGGCGTCCGTCGATATATGCGTCATCGGTTGAGATGTATTGACGCGTGTGGTTCCAGTACATGCCGCCAAAGACAATTGCGGCGACGACAACGACACCACCGCCGATTTGTAAACCTCTTGCCACACCCTTTTTCATAGACATTCTTTCCTTCCATCAACAAGGTTCGAGATGACATTTCGATGCAACGCGATAAGGCGTTGTAATTCTGCTTCTGACAGCTGGAAAGCAGAAGATAACCGCTGGTAGAATGGTGTGTCCGTATCCAAAATCTGATCTAGTACATGTTTTCCATCATCCGTGATTTCCAAGTAAACGGATCTTCGGTCAGATTCGGGATATTGCCGGGTGACCAAGTGTGCTGCGACCAGCACATCGACAGCGGAACTTGTGTATCCCTTGTACGCGTGCACTCGCTCAGCAAGCTCAGTCAAATTCGTTCCGCCTTCGTATAGACAAACGAGGAGACGAAATTGAAACATCGTGAGGCCGACTTCCTCGACGAGAGGTTTGACGACGTGGGAAATACACAGTGCAAGATCACGGTAAGTGGAAATGAGTTCATACAAAGTGCTGTTGTACTTCTTGCCGGATATGGACATTTTTCACCTCCAGAATCCCCTCTTCATTCTCTCTTAGAATCATTTAGCCATGGAATATTTTCTTCCTGTAACTTGGAGAAGTCAAGCGAGAGTTTCCTCTATTTATAGTTGTTGCCTATTGCACGATGTCGAGTGTCTAGTGTTGGGCTGCCTGTTTGATGGCTAGCGCTCATGTTTGTTCAGCCAAATCTGCGTTCCATACTCATTGGTTTGCTTGTATTAAACCAATTAGTGGGTCTTCCTCCTGGGCAATAACCATCCCTTTACCAGTGATGGTCATGCCTAACGATGCAATGAATATGGCGATGCCCAGCACAAACAGAATTGTAAATAGGCCTTGATACGCGAACAGGAGCGATTGAGTTTGGGTTTCGCTGGCGATGACATACCGCGCCATGACCTGTGCTTGATTCGGCCCAACGAGCGTGGTCAAGTACTGCACCAATTGTTTAGATTCCATGGTGTCGAATGGACTTCCATAGGTAAAGCGGGATTGTAAAAGTGCATAGTGATTGGCGCCATATTTTAAAACAGCCCAGCCAAAAATCGGTGATGCAAATGCGGCGAAGATATTTCGGAAGTACTGCATGCCCATTGACAGGGAAGCTAACTGCGAAATATCCTTGGCCGCGAGTGTACCTCCGAGACTGCCGGTGACCAGAATTACGCCGAACGCCATGCCTAACATCCCAAACTGCCATGATAAGGTGATGAGGGATGCGGTGATGCCAATATGGCTCCATGTGTAGCCTACATAAATTAGGATAAGCGAGGCGAGCAGTCCTAAGAAGCCTGGGCCGAACTTGTCGTATAGCCAGGCGCTGACAAGGCCTGACAGGACAGCGCCTGCAAAGAAACTGATGAAGAACTTCGTGAGCGACTCGAAATGGACTTGCTCGACATTGATAAGGTAGCTACAAATGCCAACCGCGGAGCATGTAACAGCCATATTTGTGAGCGTGGCCATTACGGTTCCAAAGAATGGTTTGGGTGCAAGAAGCAAGTGAAACGGCATGATGGGGTGTTTGACATTCGTTTCGTGGACGGCAAAAAGAATGAATAGGGCAAAGGCGATGACAAATAGCAGCCACACGCGGGGCGAGTAGAGGCCGTCGTATTCGAGATTTTTCAGTGGGAAGACAAGGACGATGGAGATTGCAAATAGGAAAGCAACGCCCCATTTGTCGAATTCGTTCTTTTGCGAAGGAACGGTAGCGGATTGCCTCGGCAAAACAGCATAGCCTAGCAAGAGACAGTCCGCCAAAGATACCGCCTAGTCCTGTAGCGCCAAACAGGCCAGAAAGTATAATCAGGATAAACCAGTTTCGGCGTTTTGTTGGGATAGAAATCGCGACAAGTGGAACCATCACCATGTAGAGGGCGCCTGATCCGGCTCCCTGCAGGAACCTCCCGATATCAAACCAAACTGAGTTTGGGGCGAAGAGTGCGCTAAGCGATCCGCAACAGAGTAGCAAGACAAAAAATAGATACATCCGTCGAAACCCAAATTGTTTTGCCACGACCGGGCCAATCACCAAAAAGGTGGCAAACGCTAGGTAAGAGAGGACTGTAGGAACCACGACACCGTATGTACCAAAGCCGAATGTATCCTGTATCGTCACCTGACTGAACAGGTAAGATAGATTGATGAAATATTGTGACCCGATTGAAAAAATGGTTAGGTAGGAAATCACGAC
Above is a genomic segment from Alicyclobacillus acidoterrestris containing:
- the istB gene encoding IS21-like element helper ATPase IstB, with translation MSEALLLAKTEESLLELGLKKAASILPASLEWAAGKQATYVEFLSRLLEAETEERFNRYLHTRLSLAHFPYHKTLADFDFTFQPSIDERQIRELAQLSFVEERNNVILLGPPGVGKTHLAVALGMEALQNRMSVYFVTMQRLVADLRKAHREGRLEKRLKVYIQPKLLICDEVGYLPLDALDAANFFRLVSERYEQGAMIITSNTSFTNWGAMFGDQVLASALLDRLLHHATTVNIRGNSYRMKDKLKAGVTHALREEVRD
- the istA gene encoding IS21 family transposase, encoding MTESEKMEVRRMYQEGVSISELSRRTGHDRKTIRKVVQEQEDGKKPLAGTKRKGSKLEPYKPYVEQRMRFGVLNAERILREIREQGYTGGITVLREFMHPLRPAVSAKATVRFETGPGEQAQIDLGAFPYIDAEENRRTLWCFAMVLSYSRMLYLEFIKASDQLHILQALRNALEFFDGVPKTILSDNCAPLVLSNDGHGHVEWQPAYLDFAKYYGFVPKACKPYRSRTKGKIERPIRYIRDSFWPTAFVDLADVNQQAVIWRDTVANIRIHGTTHERPQSRFPDEKLQRLPKHRYLLAYSALRKVLNDCRISWNASLYSVPWQYVGKNVLVRTFETGRLQIEYGGQVIAEHSLVDKHQVSINPEHVKGIPMDTPRHSRGKVAGLQVEPDVEQRDLDVYEQIASGGQLQ
- a CDS encoding tetratricopeptide repeat protein, translated to MYPVQIRFLHDGYDDNKVNKQQKFKRNISILEKHIQQYPDDVLSHSFLGREHLILGNPDAAIRHLVRARELLTASKNSIALAEVERNLVWALDSKGDVAQAESLAFGLTQRFPDYVDGWYMYGMYQLRKVVSLQSAIQHIAKSLELSSKGKYATDPAIGEYKAMLHLADEHRLSGIWIEARKLYAEVLRRAPEYAPAKNVLAQMDKQVLEIAKEIRGNL
- a CDS encoding efflux RND transporter periplasmic adaptor subunit; amino-acid sequence: MDTQTSLNSEIGLGNNSGKNPRRKWILAGIAVIVVLGVGIGIAERPSASAAEIPPSDLYQVHSLASKKTISTEGTVQSASEVNLSFQGQGGKVTSVKVKVGDHVKAGQVIATLDDSATKNAVQQAQSALDQAEAGVSQAEGNVAQAQGNVAEAQAGLVKATEGATPATKSVAESNVEKAQAALTAAQQQYKDQQAAYNDRTTAYQQLVAAQNAAQEAKAALDTAQANQQSQIDAAQQALTAAQNNLQTAETNLQSAQQKDGNITEQQVDEAYQNYQEALSRFDSYQKTYGDANNPYASQLQNYESVYEGLNQGYQELQSDQTAYNSAVAAVAQAKAQLTSAQNGVSTAQAQYDAAEKALQTAQATYNDRTAAKQALDAAQSQVQQAKAALANAQAAYKQTVEPADKGTVDSAKAGIQTSQAGVKTADAGVQAAEAQVKSAQAALNNAELNESYMTLRAPVSGVITDKNIQPGDTVSPGQTAFVLDVQQMQVALPISESQMPYVHQGQKVTFTVPEIPNKTFTATIFQVDPTPIEGNGGSYQALATVDNPTSSLKSGMTGPVSIDVSGQQDTMVVPAIAIHNENGQQGVYLYDPKATKSEKAQASQLGLPENVIFQPVSVQSESGYQAEVTSGLNDGDKVVLGEGAFLVGDNGTVDES
- a CDS encoding DHA2 family efflux MFS transporter permease subunit produces the protein MSANPASAVQTQVKAPYLQLFIVLMGSFMAILDTSVVNVAIPKMEVALNANTTSIQWVLTGYMLVTGIIVPTSGWLIDKFGPKKVLIAALIVFTIASALCGMSWNLSSIIFFRILQAAGGGLLQPLAQTIIYRVFPRERIGGVMGLFGVTIMAAPAFGPLLSGYFVEYSSWRLIFFVNVPIGVIATFMAMTFMHEFSHQAKASLDVIGLTFSTLGFFALLYGFNNVPDHGWGSTVVRVSIAIGVVSLICLVITELRVENPLLQLRVLKNYTYTMSLIIVSILSVALFVGIFLLPLYLQNIMGYSPMRAGLFMTPAALASAVMMPISGKLFDKIGARPLGLVGLAILTVSTLGFTTLTATSTSGHIQLLYIVRSIGMGLAMMPIMTAGTTALVAVAPHLVSQAAAVNNTVRQVASGLGTAILTVYMSKREIIRTSQLSDHLNPGTPQGLQLTGLIHQLSSQGLSAAAAQSEAISLISAWIQKTSFVLGMNDTFFISTILAGLAWFATIFIYRGRRKVKPTPVKGQQQQSLAAE
- a CDS encoding HlyD family secretion protein, coding for MSMKKGVARGLQIGGGVVVVAAIVFGGMYWNHTRQYISTDDAYIDGRQYTISSPVSGKVVDWQGTVGATFAPNSPVGEVEEQSGDSTSTVPIPAPADVSIIQQDTADNEFVAAGTPLAYAYDMNKLWVTVNVKETLIHEVHVGQPVDIDIDAYPNQTFHGTVARIGLATGSTLSMVPSTSNNANFTKVTQIVPVKVTFTTYPTEPIVPGFDVTAHIKKTGN
- a CDS encoding MarR family winged helix-turn-helix transcriptional regulator, which encodes MSISGKKYNSTLYELISTYRDLALCISHVVKPLVEEVGLTMFQFRLLVCLYEGGTNLTELAERVHAYKGYTSSAVDVLVAAHLVTRQYPESDRRSVYLEITDDGKHVLDQILDTDTPFYQRLSSAFQLSEAELQRLIALHRNVISNLVDGRKECL